In Trichomycterus rosablanca isolate fTriRos1 chromosome 5, fTriRos1.hap1, whole genome shotgun sequence, the sequence CAGTTTGGCCACTTTAAACTTCTGCTCTTTGCTGGGATCGGTCTCGTTTATTGCATTCTTTCCCATATAGACAGTGTATTGCTCCAACTTTATTCTTTTACTGTTCAAAAGCAGAAAGCAATAAGACATGAATTCAATTTATTCTGTACTGAACTgtataagctatactgattcatgcagtaataaaaaataacattagaCTATAAGATAATAAGTCAAATATTAGTATGACGTACCCTCCAGAAAAGCAGTGGGCTGCAGTGAGTACCCATCCAGGTGCAATGAGGGTGCCTCCACAcgaaaacatttcatttttaaaaattgacGCAATCCAAGGAAAAGACTCGATTGAAGTCCTTAATCCTCCTACAATCTTATTCCTCCTTACTTCATAACTACTTTCTCCACATGTTTTTTCTGTAGAAGCAAAATAACCAATTAAAGAAATGTAACACATTAATTTATGTGCACctttagtaaataaaatgatttttattatggATTTATGTTGCATTTCGTACCAGTATCTTGCTTTGGTGTGTCAGGTGTTGCTGGTCTTTTAGctggataaaaataagaataataagtcatatgaatatacagtacatatatgttaaaatataaaatacaacctAATgtgattattatataataaattagcTGTTTTTCAACTCACTTGGCTTTGCTTCACATTGGGGAATGTTACAGAACTTGCGAATCTTTCGTCTGTTGCTTCGGACCCAGCACCATGGCATAGCCCTGTCGTCTAGATTTCTGCAGAGACACCACAGACAAGTCACAATCACCACCAAGGGCAAGTCTAGGAACTTGTTCATCTTCTAAACATGACTCACTGACTGAGAGtcttaattttataattattttaagaaAGACGGATGCTGGTTTTCCCCTCACATACTGTGAGTTAGTGCCAGATCAGATCAGTACTACACTGCCAAAACAACAGCTGATTTAGCAATAATATTCTTAATCTATTATTTTTCTTGATTCACTGCCTTTCCGGTCCTGATTCCATCACTGGGATGTGACACATCAGGAAATTTACAGTATTAAAGTACAGCTGACAAATATGCACCAATTACTTTATGCAATCATGTTCAAATGGACAAACATCTCAAAGGAATGTTTTCAACACAAAGAATTAGGGCTGCTAGAAGCAAATGGAGTCTTAATCGTATTAGAATTGTATtcataataaagtggccagACAGTGTAAAAAGctcacatatacagtggtaccttgaaactctagGTTctaggagtggcgttgagtttaaaaggcgttgagtttaaaagtattttttcccataaggatgaatGGAAAACCTGTTGATGCATTCCATGGTCtcatggacttgcatatattttaggcatatgtaaaataatggggttgtttttgacacttacatactaaaaataacacaaatataatattaaaacactgaaataaaaaactgattctcacagtttctcaaaacctcgagctgtaacacaagtttaaaagtgaaacagtgaggaaaatacagataaacacagatacatgtggagctttcagattGAATCTGAtaattattccacacaaatgcagattcgtctaaTTTGCACACTTTGAGGACGTTTTACCATACCGCtgaagccgagcgctgaacaaagcagctgtttactgttaatttgaaattaaataataaaaaataaaaaataaaaactgaacacgttgagtttaaaggtacaaatttctcgacgcaAAGAgatgagttttaaagattttttcagTTCAAAGGATGTTGAgtaacaaggtaccactgtactatcaAATATTTAGTTTATAATCTATTCTCATAATTGACCCCTGAAgtataaatatagtttttttaATGACATGCAAACGATGAATTCCTAAACCTGGACTCTACCTGCAGTGGTTGTGTGATCCAAGCCCCTGAGCGACATCTTCTGCCATTAGGTATTGAACCTTGTTCCAGTGGAGACATCTGTCCCCATTAAATGCTGTAGCCATTGTCCCCCTGTACTCTTTCCCATTACTGCCCTCAGCCACACACTCATCGTCTAAAGAAAAAGATTGAGATCATGAGTTTAGAAAGTGTGCACACACAAATCTGGATCTTTAATAGAGTTAATTTCATATTCTGTTTATGAAATTTTCACACGTACAGTTTTGTTGTATTTCTCTGCGTGGTGGAATGTCGTATTTCCACCATGGCCAGTATTTATCTGGGTAAGACTGTAGGAGTAAATAAGAAAAAGCACTTATCAGTAAGATTTTATTGCTGTAAAGGAAGTTCTTTTTTATCTTTGAGTATTTTAGGAAATAGGAATACATAGTTCTGCTTTTTTTCCTGTACCTCAGCAACTTGAAAAGAAAACGTCACTAAAAACATGATCAGCCACCACATCTTGACCGCAGACTGTTGTGTTCCTTAAATGGAGTTTCTGAAAAGCAATAATACAGCATTTTAAATAGAtgtaattaatgtgtttaaaagtaatgaaTTTTTTGGAAGAATTATTAGGTGAATACACACAGAAATCTTCCAATAAGAGttttttcagtaaaaaaaaacatgatgtaGTCTCCTAAACCAAAGAATTATAAAACAACTCACCTATTTACTGCCTACTTTCTCAAAGTTCAGGACTGATGATGTCTGGATTGATTTATCGCCACCTGTTTGAGATAAtacatttatcattttttttatactaaaaactaaattaaaacaagCTTTAACCTAAAAATGCAACAACTAAACTGACTTAATTTCATGACAAATTACAATCAGTTAAATAATGCACATTTAAAGTGTTAAATTTAAATAGAGAAAAGTATATGATTGTAGTGTTCCACAAGTCCTTAACGATGCAGGAATATACTTTTAACACAACCTATTAAAGAAAACTCAATAATACGCTTTAATCGGTTTTCCTATGCTGGCAtagtggcacggtgggtagatCCGTTACTTCACAACAAGAAGGACCGGGGTTCAATTACCTGGCTTGGCTGgccaaggtcctttctgtgtgaagtttgcatgttcttgctGTGTTCTGGTGCCGTAACAAGTGGTAGCCTACTCGGtagctctgtgtttgctgtgcCTGTTACTGGatttttcttactttttctgTTCTGCACTGCATGTTTAGTGTGTCTTTTGGGTATCCTATGGATATGCAGccttttttaattctttaatttccttcaggattaatAAGGTATCTCCGGTTGCCCTAAAAAAAATgccctaaatgtgtgtgtgtgtgtctgtctgccctgtgatgaacctgttttgggtgttttctgccttttgcccaataaataggacccacagcaaccctgaccaggataaagtgttgaTAAAACAGACACTTAATGACTAAATGAATTTCCACAAATGGTTTTTCCAC encodes:
- the plaua gene encoding plasminogen activator, urokinase a, which encodes MWWLIMFLVTFSFQVAESYPDKYWPWWKYDIPPRREIQQNYDECVAEGSNGKEYRGTMATAFNGDRCLHWNKVQYLMAEDVAQGLGSHNHCRNLDDRAMPWCWVRSNRRKIRKFCNIPQCEAKPTKRPATPDTPKQDTEKTCGESSYEVRRNKIVGGLRTSIESFPWIASIFKNEMFSCGGTLIAPGWVLTAAHCFSGGKRIKLEQYTVYMGKNAINETDPSKEQKFKVAKLVIHEDYDNIAENFNHDIALLKIVDSKGQGAQKTATVRTACLPPARQMRPYGAYCTIAGYGREKSNSIFYSRFLKEAKVELISQSVCQQKEYYGQNVTNNMFCAGSPTWTEDACQGDSGGPLLCEVNGRMFLYGIISWGEECASQFKPGVYTKVTNYNNWIAKHTGLPFFTKGIMYPRKD